One window of Hippoglossus stenolepis isolate QCI-W04-F060 chromosome 1, HSTE1.2, whole genome shotgun sequence genomic DNA carries:
- the irx3a gene encoding iroquois-class homeodomain protein IRX-3a, whose amino-acid sequence MSFPQLGYQYIRPIYPPERQGIASNARAGTELSPSGALSNVLSTMYGSPFAAAAQGYGAFLPYSNDISIFNQLGAQYELKDSPGVQHPGFAHHHPAFYPYGQYQFGDPSRPKNATRESTSTLKAWLSEHRKNPYPTKGEKIMLAIITKMTLTQVSTWFANARRRLKKENKMTWAPRNRTDEEGNVYSSDHEGEEGDKREDEEEIDLENIDTENIESKDDLDDQDDLHSDIKLDGRSDSEISDGYEDLQGPDQRFLKAVGKDGKDVERSGEHFHSHHHHHSHHSPLDLKASQANGEPLKLNPVSAGSPPSENNPAPAQKPKIWSLAETATAPDNPRKSPQMNGGNSAGPAAQTIIAPHRLISSCPVGKIHNWTNRAFSAHQLALLNSNHYLGLANQATATGLALYSSRHTEDKSHSSETPVTGTCPRH is encoded by the exons ATGTCTTTCCCTCAGCTGGGATATCAGTACATCCGACCGATATACCCGCCGGAGCGCCAGGGGATCGCCAGCAATGCCCGGGCCGGGACAGAGCTCAGTCCGTCCGGCGCGCTCTCCAACGTCCTCTCCACTATGTATGGATCTCCTTTCGCCGCGGCAGCGCAGGGCTACGGAGCGTTTCTGCCTTACTCCAACGACATATCTATTTTCAATCAGCTG ggtGCTCAGTATGAGCTGAAAGACAGTCCCGGTGTCCAGCACCCAGGGTTCGCCCACCATCACCCTGCTTTCTACCCATACGGCCAGTACCAGTTCGGTGACCCGTCCAGACCCAAGAACGCCACCAGGGAGAGCACCAGCACCCTGAAGGCCTGGCTCAGCGAGCACCGCAAGAACCCCTACCCCACCAAGGGCGAGAAGATCATGCTGGCCATCATCACCAAGATGACCCTCACCCAGGTGTCCACCTGGTTCGCCAACGCCAGGAGGAGGCTAAAGAAGGAGAACAAGATGACGTGGGCCCCGCGGAACCGCACCGACGAAGAGGGGAATGTTTACAGCAGCGATCacgagggggaggagggggacaagagggaggacgaggaggagatcGACCTGGAGAACATCGACACGGAGAATATCGAGAGCAAGGACGACTTGGACGACCAGGACGACCTGCATTCAGACATTAAACTCGACGGGAGGAGTGACTCTGAGATTTCTGACGGCTATGAGGATTTACAAGGGCCCGACCAGAGGTTTCTAAAGGCTGTGGGGAAAGATGGCAAAGACGTGGAGAGAAGTGGGGAGCACTTCcacagccaccaccaccaccacagccacCACTCTCCTTTGGACCTCAAAGCGTCCCAGGCGAACGGGGAGCCTCTCAAACTCAACCCGGTGTCCGCGGGCTCGCCGCCCTCAGAGAACAATCCTGCCCCGGCCCAGAAGCCAAAGATCTGGTCTTTGGCAGAAACGGCCACGGCGCCTGACAATCCGCGCAAATCGCCGCAAATGAACGGCGGCAACTCCGCGGGGCCCGCTGCCCAGACCATAATCGCCCCCCACAGACTAATCTCTTCATGTCCCGTTGGGAAAATCCACAACTGGACGAACCGGGCCTTCTCGGCGCACCAGCTGGCTTTACTGAACTCTAACCACTACCTGGGACTGGCGAACCAGGCCACCGCCACGGGCCTGGCCCTCTACAGCAGCAGGCACACGGAGGACAAGAGTCATAGTTCAGAGACTCCAGTCACAGGTACTTGTCCCCGACACTGA